A stretch of DNA from Pseudomonadota bacterium:
GCCGTGCCCAGGCGGCGGCTCTGCTACCGCTGATGCGTCAGCTCGGGTCGCTGAGCAGCGCGGTTCCGACGTCGCGCGACCTCATCATCGCTGCGCTCACGCCGGACCAGAAGGCCTACCTCGAGAAGAACATCCACACGGGGCCACCTTCCCCCGACCCTCAGCACACGGCCGAAGAGCTTCTGCAAGACTCCATTCGTCGGTTGCTCGACGCGGTCGGATCCCGTTGAGGGCGCGAACGCAGGAATTTCGCCGCAGCGATGTGAATGTGGCTCCACGGCTGGTGTGCGGCCGTTGCTGTCGCACTGCACACCGCCGACTTTCACCGCGGGAGAGCTGCGCATGAGCATCCGAGCGCTCGGATTGGTTGAAACCATTGGCCTCGTGGCCCAGATCGAGGCGGCTGACGCCATGGCAAAGGCTGCGGCGGTGCGTCTCTTCGCCCGTGAGAATGCCGAGGCCGGCCTGGTGACGGTGATGTGCGAGGGTGAGCTCGGGGCGGTGAAGGCGGCGGTCGACGCAGGCGCCGAAGCCGCGCGTCGCGTGGGGCAGGTGGCCTCGGCGCACGTGATTCCCCACCCGCACGACGACGTCAAGACAGTGCTCGAGAATATCCCGCCGAAGGGTCCCCCGTTCAAGTCGCCTCAGGGGCGCCAACTCCAGGCGTGAGGTGCTCTTCCTCAGTCAGGTCCTGAACAAGCCGCTGCGCCGGGAGAGCGGAGAGTCACTGGGGCGCATCCACGACTTTCTCGTACTCGCGGGAGAGCAGCCCTCCATCGTCACTGTTCTGGTGAAGAGCAGGGGAGGGTTCAAGCGCCTTGCGTGGTCACAGGTGCTCGACCTCGACGAGCGCGGCGCCGTGGTTGACCCGAATGCCAGTCTCTCCGAGAACCTCCCCTCAGACGCCGAGGTCTCGCTTGCCTACGACCTTCTCGACAAGCAGATCGTCGACATCGACGGGCGTCGCGTGGTTCGGGTCAATGACCTGCAGATGGCCAAGGTGGGAGACCAGGTGCGCGTGGCGGGGGTCGATGTGAGCACCCGAGGGCTGCTGCGTCGCATGGGGTGGGAGGCGATGGGC
This window harbors:
- a CDS encoding BMC domain-containing protein; amino-acid sequence: MSIRALGLVETIGLVAQIEAADAMAKAAAVRLFARENAEAGLVTVMCEGELGAVKAAVDAGAEAARRVGQVASAHVIPHPHDDVKTVLENIPPKGPPFKSPQGRQLQA